In Colwellia sp. PAMC 20917, a single genomic region encodes these proteins:
- a CDS encoding hybrid sensor histidine kinase/response regulator — protein MSRYANLYKSPLYLITAAVVLFLIGSTIIAWYSLNKVENTLKTQAIEILKARVNVSNDLLENGWIRSHFNKIKAWSTSPIVVKQVKQLVAAQASGDSVAMTKATDKLTAFLQPYLLVEENEGFYVISPDNINLTAKVADLIGQPNIIAKQYPKRLAEVFNGQLVFIPPLLSETPLVNIQGKIQQKYPTTFIIAPIFNNEQQVIAALAIRLNPFGAFSSTVQQHSFWKSEQTYFFDTKARLLTASQFEPELRSEGRLTKEQSSVLAISLTLPSKPTTSGQTQAPIYTKLAQSALKGNTGYSEESYLDYRGQPVLGAWLWNSTLGLGIGAEVSEVDVLQSQQKIVHGFFWQLLQTVLLSLFILVIAFYWQKRSAAAIFDSEQYLYSMLNNAPDAIISFNARGEIIRFNKVAGLLFLVDRKGAESMFFNDFFMKNEQENLQEWIKNIINDSSVCDSFRIMRAKASDSREFSARVAISSHKTTQDNIFTAIISDLSTIQQLEGRLLVLESAVEQSHSAILITNLSGKIVYVNKAFSETTGYSKTEILGRNANLLDSGHKNTDKYQQLWQKIIEGQHWSGQLYNKKKDGSCYWGTTDITPIRDRNGKIDHFLAINQDITRQKANEDKLLKQQLFLKEAERIAHLGCWEKDLKNDIIYWSDGMHRLIGIEKNSTPLTSELIVNLVHPEDRYQFRIHQLKALNKLEVYNFECRIILADKQLRYINTSTEVTRDESGEPLSMLGIVRDITNIKQNEIEREILDAEKEQSRQATLNVLLDVKYQRNRTEKTLADLKESQQELEQARLTAEAASDSKSQFLATMSHEIRTPMNGVVGMLELLQQSELDDDQYHLANVAKDSAWALLQIINDVLDFSKIEAGKMTLESIPFTWTEIIEGAAELLSSQLQSKRLLLVCSSNHHMTESMLGDPIRLKQIVLNLLGNAIKFTHNNEQPQSLIEVKLDYLDNSQNKKLFRLTVKDNGIGISEDQQVHLFDAFTQADSSTHRQFGGTGLGLSICSKLTTMMGGQISCQSVVGDGTEFHVDLPLIATENKQTSTLSVKLYHLNILLIAYDGITDNILHKGLTELGAHCHLAPSSPTKLSKLISAENYDLIIISAEQVISLWPEVKMQLPNNSDEDINILILERWHDFDLPLYPEHATTIASNPFLPQKIYWTIARIMDQKNPLISCLKQDIKTLSIPSVTEAQASNKLILIVEDNVFNQQVLERQLNLFGYAVIIANHGEEALTKMTQYSFSLIMTDCQMPIMDGFEFAQKVRENEQGGTTQIPIIAITANAMRNEAEHCIKLGMNDYVTKPMKLDSLKALLSKWLVEEELEDEFKVESPPELTDEQVTEMIAKPAINISALVECFGDDKEAQQSFLQFYQQHSKPLLAELAVHITDKDWQSVMELAHKLKSSTRGAGAILLGHYCEQLEQLAKEENTQEIITLSHKLYAEFIRVSDEIAANF, from the coding sequence ATGTCACGATACGCAAATTTATATAAATCTCCTCTCTATTTAATCACTGCAGCCGTAGTGCTATTTTTAATTGGCTCAACAATAATAGCTTGGTATAGCCTTAATAAAGTTGAAAACACCCTAAAAACACAAGCAATAGAAATTTTAAAGGCCAGAGTGAATGTTAGTAATGACTTACTAGAGAATGGCTGGATTAGGTCTCATTTTAACAAAATAAAAGCTTGGTCAACCTCGCCTATCGTTGTCAAACAAGTCAAACAATTAGTTGCCGCCCAAGCGAGTGGCGATTCTGTCGCTATGACAAAAGCCACTGACAAGTTAACTGCTTTTTTACAACCTTATCTTCTGGTAGAGGAAAATGAAGGGTTTTATGTTATTTCCCCTGACAATATTAACCTCACTGCCAAGGTTGCTGACTTAATTGGGCAACCTAACATAATCGCTAAACAATACCCAAAAAGGCTTGCTGAAGTTTTTAATGGTCAGCTCGTTTTTATTCCTCCGCTTTTATCCGAAACCCCTTTAGTCAACATTCAGGGAAAAATACAGCAAAAATATCCAACAACTTTTATTATTGCGCCAATATTTAATAATGAACAACAAGTTATTGCAGCGCTTGCCATACGTTTAAATCCGTTTGGCGCTTTTTCTTCGACAGTACAGCAGCACAGTTTCTGGAAATCAGAGCAAACATACTTCTTTGACACCAAAGCTCGTTTATTAACCGCCAGTCAATTTGAGCCAGAACTCAGGTCCGAGGGAAGACTAACGAAAGAACAATCTAGCGTCTTAGCGATATCATTAACACTTCCGTCGAAACCAACGACTAGTGGACAAACGCAAGCCCCCATTTATACAAAATTGGCTCAGTCGGCATTAAAAGGCAACACAGGTTACAGCGAAGAAAGTTATTTAGATTATCGTGGCCAGCCCGTATTAGGCGCTTGGTTGTGGAACAGTACTTTAGGTTTAGGTATCGGCGCAGAAGTCAGTGAAGTCGATGTATTGCAATCTCAACAGAAAATAGTCCATGGTTTTTTCTGGCAGCTATTGCAAACGGTGTTATTGAGTTTATTTATTTTAGTTATTGCTTTTTATTGGCAAAAACGCAGCGCAGCTGCCATCTTCGATTCAGAGCAGTACCTTTACTCTATGCTTAATAACGCACCTGATGCCATTATATCCTTTAATGCAAGAGGGGAAATAATACGCTTTAATAAAGTCGCTGGCTTACTGTTTTTGGTTGATAGAAAAGGCGCTGAATCGATGTTTTTCAATGACTTTTTTATGAAAAACGAACAAGAAAACTTGCAGGAATGGATCAAAAATATCATTAATGATAGCAGTGTATGTGACAGTTTCAGAATTATGCGGGCTAAGGCTAGTGACAGTCGGGAATTTTCAGCTCGTGTTGCGATAAGCAGTCATAAAACCACTCAAGATAATATTTTTACTGCCATTATTTCTGATTTAAGCACAATACAACAATTAGAAGGAAGACTGCTGGTACTCGAAAGTGCTGTTGAACAAAGTCATTCAGCGATATTGATCACAAATTTGAGTGGTAAAATTGTCTACGTCAATAAAGCCTTTAGCGAAACTACCGGCTATTCAAAAACAGAAATTTTAGGGAGAAATGCCAACCTGCTAGATTCTGGACACAAAAACACTGATAAATATCAGCAGCTCTGGCAAAAAATTATTGAAGGCCAGCATTGGAGTGGTCAATTATACAATAAGAAAAAAGACGGTAGCTGTTATTGGGGCACTACCGACATTACCCCCATAAGAGACCGTAATGGTAAAATAGATCATTTTCTTGCTATAAATCAAGATATAACAAGGCAAAAGGCCAATGAAGATAAGCTACTAAAACAGCAGCTTTTTTTAAAAGAGGCTGAACGTATTGCTCATTTGGGGTGTTGGGAAAAAGATCTTAAAAACGATATCATTTACTGGTCAGACGGCATGCACAGATTAATAGGTATTGAGAAAAATTCTACGCCTTTGACTTCAGAGCTTATTGTAAACCTTGTCCATCCAGAAGACCGATATCAATTTAGAATACACCAACTGAAAGCTTTAAATAAGTTAGAAGTTTATAACTTTGAATGCCGAATAATATTAGCCGATAAGCAATTAAGGTATATCAATACATCAACTGAGGTTACCCGTGATGAAAGTGGCGAACCATTAAGCATGCTAGGTATTGTCAGAGATATAACCAACATTAAACAAAATGAAATAGAGCGTGAAATACTTGATGCTGAAAAAGAACAGTCTCGTCAAGCGACGCTCAATGTGCTGCTTGATGTTAAATACCAACGTAACAGAACAGAAAAGACATTAGCTGACTTAAAGGAATCTCAGCAAGAATTAGAGCAAGCACGTTTAACAGCAGAAGCGGCAAGCGACTCTAAGTCGCAGTTTTTAGCAACAATGAGCCATGAAATTAGAACACCGATGAATGGTGTTGTTGGTATGTTAGAGCTACTGCAGCAATCAGAACTAGATGATGATCAATACCATTTAGCCAATGTTGCCAAAGATTCAGCATGGGCGTTATTACAAATCATTAATGACGTGCTCGACTTTTCAAAAATAGAAGCGGGGAAAATGACTTTAGAGTCAATACCGTTCACCTGGACAGAAATTATTGAAGGGGCTGCAGAGTTACTATCGTCGCAATTACAAAGTAAAAGATTATTGTTGGTTTGTTCATCTAATCATCATATGACTGAGTCAATGCTAGGCGATCCCATTAGGTTAAAACAAATTGTACTTAATTTATTAGGTAATGCGATTAAATTTACTCACAACAATGAACAGCCGCAAAGCCTTATTGAGGTTAAGCTTGATTATTTAGATAACAGCCAAAACAAAAAATTATTTCGATTAACGGTTAAAGATAATGGTATTGGTATTAGTGAGGATCAACAAGTTCATTTATTCGATGCTTTCACACAGGCAGACAGTAGCACCCATCGTCAGTTTGGTGGCACAGGACTCGGCTTATCTATTTGCTCAAAGTTAACCACTATGATGGGAGGACAAATAAGTTGTCAAAGCGTGGTAGGTGATGGTACAGAATTTCATGTCGATTTACCTTTAATAGCAACTGAAAATAAACAAACATCGACCCTGAGCGTAAAACTCTATCATTTAAATATTTTACTCATTGCTTACGATGGAATTACCGATAATATCTTGCACAAAGGTCTAACAGAGCTTGGCGCACATTGTCATTTAGCACCAAGTTCGCCAACAAAATTAAGCAAGCTTATTTCTGCTGAAAATTATGATCTTATTATTATTTCAGCAGAACAAGTTATTAGCCTTTGGCCAGAAGTTAAAATGCAGTTACCCAACAACAGTGATGAGGATATTAATATACTGATTCTCGAAAGGTGGCATGACTTCGACTTACCCCTTTACCCTGAACACGCGACAACTATTGCCAGTAATCCGTTTTTACCACAAAAAATATACTGGACCATTGCCCGTATTATGGATCAAAAAAATCCACTTATAAGTTGTCTAAAGCAAGATATTAAGACGTTATCTATACCCAGTGTTACTGAAGCACAAGCCAGTAATAAACTAATTTTAATTGTTGAAGATAATGTCTTTAACCAACAGGTATTAGAGCGTCAGCTAAATCTATTTGGTTATGCTGTCATCATTGCCAACCATGGTGAAGAAGCCTTAACTAAAATGACGCAATATTCATTTTCCCTAATCATGACTGATTGTCAGATGCCGATCATGGATGGTTTTGAGTTTGCCCAAAAGGTGCGAGAAAATGAACAAGGCGGCACAACACAGATACCTATAATAGCAATCACCGCTAACGCAATGCGAAATGAAGCCGAACACTGCATTAAACTTGGCATGAATGACTACGTGACTAAGCCAATGAAGCTAGATAGCTTAAAAGCTTTACTCAGTAAATGGTTAGTTGAAGAAGAACTCGAAGATGAATTTAAAGTAGAATCTCCACCTGAATTGACCGATGAACAAGTCACTGAAATGATAGCAAAACCGGCAATAAACATCTCAGCATTGGTTGAATGTTTTGGGGATGATAAAGAAGCGCAACAAAGCTTTTTACAATTTTATCAACAGCATAGTAAACCATTACTCGCTGAATTAGCCGTGCACATTACCGATAAAGATTGGCAGAGTGTAATGGAACTGGCACACAAGCTAAAATCTTCAACCCGTGGCGCTGGAGCGATATTACTAGGTCATTATTGCGAGCAATTGGAACAACTCGCTAAAGAAGAAAATACACAAGAAATTATAACGTTAAGCCATAAACTTTATGCTGAGTTTATTCGAGTGTCTGACGAGATAGCGGCAAACTTTTAA
- a CDS encoding CorA family divalent cation transporter, whose amino-acid sequence MDESIFITSKIRLLLNERVMGFLALISLFIALAPTVVATNERFTQAKVFLEWGILALFIVEYGVNFVLASSRRVFLLGPWRILDLFIICTGLLSLIPMANEHLRNIPALRLLKFIRMALFGVRMKFAMSLDNNKVSTVLSPPMQSFSAYSLVDKNICGYTELTWGNVVKLLKSSSNDWLFAVGLNSEQLAEVAEILQAPKSALDMLFKHSLYPRIERMDEYTAIFLWSPKVVKQSDDRVPTIERSPILLLGANNNIITLSGTESSLVDEIAVDLMEVGIPAPPLMQATSALIRVLVAQYTDVIGTLEQTLLYLDKHQKQLGDKIFLDQTFRLRNEITNVRGNLKHLASVVHQLAEKPLAIKSFEVMPRPILTVLADDVDGLFDSADDLVTTLAALVELRINMSSFQMNKVMRLLAVITTITLIPTMVGGLMGMNLIDSPWDFTLYEVTFFVGVAMSCGIYIFASKGWFR is encoded by the coding sequence GTGGATGAGAGTATCTTTATAACATCAAAAATTCGCTTGTTGCTCAATGAACGTGTCATGGGCTTTTTAGCGCTTATTTCACTTTTCATTGCTCTCGCGCCAACAGTTGTTGCGACTAATGAGCGCTTTACTCAAGCGAAAGTTTTTTTGGAATGGGGGATCCTGGCTCTTTTCATCGTTGAATACGGCGTTAACTTTGTTTTAGCATCAAGTCGCCGGGTGTTTTTACTGGGTCCGTGGCGTATCTTAGATTTATTTATCATCTGTACGGGCTTGCTATCCTTGATCCCTATGGCTAATGAACATTTACGTAATATCCCTGCTTTAAGACTGCTTAAATTCATCCGAATGGCTTTATTTGGTGTTCGAATGAAATTCGCTATGTCCTTAGATAACAATAAAGTTTCGACGGTATTGTCACCACCCATGCAGTCTTTTAGCGCCTATTCGTTAGTAGATAAAAATATTTGTGGCTACACTGAATTAACTTGGGGCAACGTTGTAAAGCTATTAAAGTCGTCAAGTAATGACTGGTTATTTGCTGTAGGGCTCAATTCAGAGCAACTTGCCGAGGTCGCGGAGATTCTTCAAGCCCCTAAGTCTGCCTTAGATATGCTTTTTAAACATTCGTTGTACCCAAGAATAGAGCGAATGGATGAATACACCGCCATTTTCCTCTGGAGTCCTAAGGTGGTAAAACAGTCGGATGATCGTGTGCCGACCATAGAACGAAGTCCTATTCTTTTATTGGGCGCGAATAATAATATTATTACCTTATCTGGGACAGAATCATCGCTAGTAGATGAAATAGCAGTTGATTTAATGGAGGTAGGAATACCTGCTCCGCCTCTGATGCAAGCGACAAGTGCGCTTATTCGTGTTCTTGTCGCACAATACACTGATGTTATTGGCACATTAGAACAGACGCTTTTATACCTAGATAAGCATCAAAAACAATTAGGTGATAAAATCTTTTTAGACCAAACGTTTCGACTGCGGAATGAAATTACCAATGTTAGGGGTAACCTTAAGCATTTAGCGTCAGTGGTTCACCAACTCGCAGAAAAGCCGCTTGCAATTAAAAGTTTTGAAGTGATGCCTCGACCTATTCTGACGGTATTAGCCGATGACGTTGATGGTTTATTTGATAGTGCCGATGACTTAGTAACAACACTGGCAGCATTAGTTGAACTGCGCATTAATATGTCTTCATTTCAAATGAATAAGGTAATGCGATTACTGGCTGTTATCACCACCATAACTTTAATTCCGACCATGGTTGGTGGTCTAATGGGAATGAACTTAATTGACAGCCCTTGGGATTTTACCTTATATGAAGTGACTTTCTTTGTTGGTGTGGCGATGTCTTGTGGTATTTATATTTTTGCCAGTAAAGGCTGGTTTCGTTAA
- a CDS encoding GGDEF domain-containing protein: MDLRRRSMTGIAVYAVMLPAVFWPFDFHTKEPALTLAFALSMLAISIVRFAHWFFSDAIYNYSPNVWRNCFTVLSLLHASVLSLFFGLAIYDPRFTPILHVTMLAIGGIASSAIVALTPRISLALLNLGVLLVPSIMAGFIIEDKLPYAIMILVYVTFIGLMGIRSSGEYNRSFEIETQLDGQKQILEQLNKVDSLTHIYNRGYFNSEFERQWQMGSRHKISTALMLIDVDHFKVFNDNHGHLCGDACLIHVAKVIKENIKRSTDLVARFGGEEFVVLLSGYSAKDAKELAEKIRLSVEHTPLDYEGNALNVTISIGLASTIPDSQCDRKTLLEAADKAMYSVKKAGRNQVSSVIELDTTLRQSNDI, translated from the coding sequence ATGGATCTTAGACGTCGTTCTATGACGGGCATCGCCGTTTATGCGGTGATGTTACCGGCTGTTTTTTGGCCATTTGATTTTCACACCAAAGAGCCTGCTTTGACCTTAGCTTTTGCGTTAAGCATGCTGGCAATTAGTATAGTACGCTTTGCTCACTGGTTTTTTAGCGATGCTATTTATAATTATTCTCCTAACGTGTGGCGTAATTGCTTTACTGTTTTATCATTGTTACATGCCAGTGTATTAAGCCTATTCTTTGGTTTAGCGATATACGACCCGCGTTTCACCCCTATTTTACATGTTACTATGTTGGCTATAGGTGGTATTGCCAGCAGTGCCATTGTCGCACTGACACCAAGAATATCTTTAGCCTTATTGAACTTAGGAGTACTTCTAGTTCCATCAATAATGGCTGGTTTTATCATTGAGGATAAATTACCTTATGCGATTATGATCCTCGTCTATGTAACCTTCATTGGTTTGATGGGCATTCGCTCTTCCGGTGAATATAACCGCTCTTTTGAAATTGAAACTCAACTGGATGGACAGAAACAGATCTTAGAACAACTCAACAAAGTTGACTCACTGACTCATATTTATAATAGGGGATACTTTAACAGTGAATTTGAACGCCAATGGCAAATGGGTAGCCGACATAAAATATCAACAGCATTAATGCTAATAGATGTTGATCACTTCAAAGTCTTTAATGATAACCACGGGCATTTATGTGGTGACGCTTGCTTAATACATGTGGCTAAAGTGATTAAAGAAAATATTAAGCGATCGACAGATCTCGTTGCGCGCTTTGGTGGTGAGGAGTTTGTGGTATTACTTTCTGGCTATAGCGCTAAAGATGCCAAGGAACTGGCAGAAAAAATTAGACTTTCAGTTGAACATACTCCTTTAGATTATGAGGGTAATGCACTTAATGTCACGATAAGTATTGGTTTAGCTTCGACTATTCCCGATAGTCAATGTGATAGAAAAACTTTACTAGAAGCCGCTGATAAAGCCATGTATAGCGTAAAAAAAGCGGGAAGAAACCAAGTTTCAAGCGTGATTGAATTAGACACTACGCTCAGACAATCTAATGATATTTAA